A part of Marinomonas rhizomae genomic DNA contains:
- a CDS encoding YggS family pyridoxal phosphate-dependent enzyme, with the protein MSIEVESNEAQEIKVNLARVSRKVEQLEQQYQRKVGSVRVLAVSKTKPLSALEAAYSAGQRAFGENYVQEAVDKYHALAHLSDIEWHFIGPIQSNKSRLIAETMHWVHSVDREKIARRLSEQRPDDLPALNVCIQVNISGEDTKAGVTLSELNDMVALVAELPNLRLRGLMAIPAPQDNHDAQCAVYEPLAQAFVELSKSDSMIDTLSIGMSGDLPAAIESGSTMVRVGTAIFGERDYSAKA; encoded by the coding sequence ATGTCGATTGAAGTTGAAAGCAATGAAGCACAAGAGATTAAAGTCAATTTAGCGAGAGTGTCTCGGAAGGTTGAACAGCTTGAGCAGCAGTACCAGCGAAAGGTTGGTAGTGTGCGTGTGTTGGCAGTCAGTAAAACAAAGCCGTTATCTGCACTTGAAGCAGCTTATAGCGCCGGTCAGCGAGCCTTTGGTGAGAACTATGTGCAAGAAGCCGTGGATAAATACCACGCGCTAGCACACTTGTCGGATATTGAATGGCACTTTATTGGGCCTATCCAGTCTAATAAATCTCGTTTGATCGCAGAAACCATGCATTGGGTTCACTCCGTAGATCGTGAAAAAATTGCTCGTCGGCTTAGCGAACAGCGTCCTGACGATTTGCCAGCGTTGAATGTTTGTATTCAAGTTAATATTAGTGGTGAAGATACTAAGGCGGGAGTGACTTTATCTGAGTTAAATGACATGGTGGCGTTGGTGGCAGAGCTGCCTAATTTACGTCTTCGCGGATTAATGGCAATTCCCGCACCACAGGATAATCATGATGCACAATGTGCAGTGTATGAACCTTTGGCTCAGGCTTTTGTTGAATTATCCAAATCCGATAGCATGATAGATACCTTGTCCATTGGAATGTCTGGAGATTTACCAGCGGCCATTGAATCTGGTAGTACTATGGTTCGTGTTGGAACAGCAATTTTCGGCGAGCGAGACTATTCCGCTAAAGCGTGA
- the ruvX gene encoding Holliday junction resolvase RuvX yields MTGSISTETSLDDNQKPNTVCSVLGFDFGTTRIGVAFGQSITGTAQPLDPLKAKEGIPNWDEITRIVTEWKPDAFVVGLPLDMDGSENEMCQRARKFAKRLHGRFNLPYHMMDERLSSYEAKGQVIARGGNRNFKENSVDGLAAQMILETWFAESY; encoded by the coding sequence ATGACAGGGTCGATCTCTACAGAAACATCGTTAGATGATAACCAGAAGCCCAATACTGTTTGTTCAGTATTGGGCTTTGATTTTGGCACGACACGCATTGGTGTTGCATTTGGTCAAAGTATTACTGGCACTGCTCAGCCGCTTGACCCGCTTAAGGCCAAAGAAGGTATTCCCAATTGGGATGAAATCACGCGTATCGTCACAGAATGGAAACCAGATGCTTTTGTGGTTGGTTTGCCACTTGACATGGACGGTTCAGAAAATGAGATGTGTCAACGGGCACGCAAATTTGCCAAACGATTGCATGGACGTTTTAACCTTCCTTACCATATGATGGATGAACGCTTGTCGTCTTATGAGGCCAAGGGGCAGGTTATTGCTCGCGGAGGCAATCGTAACTTTAAAGAGAATTCGGTAGATGGTTTGGCCGCTCAAATGATTTTAGAGACTTGGTTTGCAGAGTCTTATTAA
- the pyrR gene encoding bifunctional pyr operon transcriptional regulator/uracil phosphoribosyltransferase PyrR: MKLDLEHSLASMKTQLAEYCKKNNIEDAIVVGIHTGGVWVAERLMEAVPTTEPLATLDITFYRDDFTKAGLNPKVNQTLLPAIEDRHVILVDDVLMSGRTIRAAMNEIFDFGRPASITLAILYDLGQHELPIAADIVGEHLALNPDQRVKLAGPEVLTVSVIDTH; the protein is encoded by the coding sequence ATGAAGTTAGATTTAGAGCATTCCCTAGCGTCCATGAAAACGCAATTGGCAGAGTACTGTAAAAAGAACAACATCGAAGATGCCATTGTTGTGGGGATTCATACCGGTGGTGTTTGGGTGGCAGAACGTTTGATGGAAGCCGTGCCAACGACAGAACCTTTGGCGACTTTAGATATCACGTTTTATCGTGATGATTTTACTAAAGCGGGCTTGAACCCCAAGGTAAATCAAACCTTATTGCCAGCGATTGAAGATCGTCACGTAATCTTGGTCGACGATGTATTGATGTCTGGCCGTACGATTCGCGCGGCAATGAATGAAATATTTGATTTTGGCCGACCAGCAAGTATTACGTTAGCTATCCTTTACGATCTAGGTCAGCATGAGTTACCTATTGCTGCGGATATCGTTGGAGAGCATTTAGCTCTTAATCCTGATCAAAGGGTTAAGTTGGCTGGGCCAGAAGTGCTTACCGTTTCTGTGATTGATACCCATTAA
- a CDS encoding diguanylate cyclase domain-containing protein encodes MPIDSLNSLLKEQQVLQSRVAYLEKERDFIKSLYSDMPQTLQVIANGSLLSTSLNRFKNKMQSQLPNAYCLFIICDKECLQWRLQYTDSINDQLLNSNSQLSSVPQALVTFAASPSCPKRHDIDIQSASGWKHWLPFLKDHAFSDVSMVSVSDSQGSIYLMLAFQREETRLESELMALALDSYASWLSAVFEREQADYLLLEDSHRDPTTGLLRRYSFENSFGIVLKDSRRHFQRAALFSLRLLSSSKVNDADLKLLAEVMSDTVRDNDLIAHYDERELVMGIRIQHLEDAEIVAAKLLKSLNSPKFSDNRLIREGLSIGIAFYPEHSSLEALHQAALFAANSLKNTSGYLLEFHGECYKSSADFYSL; translated from the coding sequence ATGCCAATCGACTCTTTAAATTCATTGCTCAAGGAACAGCAGGTCTTGCAGTCTCGTGTTGCATATCTTGAAAAAGAGCGAGATTTCATAAAAAGCTTGTACAGCGATATGCCTCAAACGCTTCAGGTGATCGCCAATGGGTCTTTGTTAAGCACCTCGCTTAATCGCTTCAAAAATAAAATGCAAAGCCAACTGCCCAATGCATACTGCCTTTTTATTATTTGTGATAAAGAGTGTTTGCAGTGGCGTTTGCAATATACCGATTCTATTAATGATCAATTACTCAATTCTAATAGTCAGTTAAGCTCTGTCCCTCAAGCGTTAGTTACTTTTGCAGCAAGCCCGTCTTGCCCGAAACGTCACGACATTGATATTCAGAGTGCATCAGGTTGGAAGCATTGGTTGCCTTTTTTAAAGGATCATGCGTTTTCTGATGTGTCTATGGTCAGTGTGTCAGATAGCCAAGGTTCTATTTATCTGATGTTGGCATTTCAGCGTGAAGAAACTCGCCTAGAAAGCGAGCTAATGGCGTTGGCATTAGACAGCTACGCCTCTTGGTTAAGTGCTGTATTTGAACGAGAGCAAGCGGATTATTTACTGTTAGAAGATAGCCATCGAGATCCTACGACGGGCTTACTAAGGCGCTACAGTTTTGAAAATAGTTTTGGCATTGTTTTAAAGGATTCTCGCCGCCATTTTCAACGCGCTGCATTATTTTCTCTTCGCTTGCTGTCTTCCTCAAAAGTGAATGATGCTGATTTGAAACTACTTGCTGAGGTAATGAGCGATACAGTGCGAGATAATGACCTTATCGCGCATTATGATGAACGTGAATTGGTCATGGGAATTCGTATTCAGCACTTGGAAGACGCTGAAATAGTTGCCGCAAAATTATTAAAATCTCTTAATTCTCCTAAGTTTTCAGACAACCGTTTAATACGTGAAGGATTATCTATTGGTATTGCTTTTTATCCCGAACACTCATCGCTGGAAGCGCTTCATCAAGCCGCTTTATTCGCTGCAAATTCTTTAAAAAATACATCAGGCTACCTCCTTGAGTTTCACGGTGAATGTTATAAATCGAGCGCGGACTTTTATTCGTTGTAA
- a CDS encoding dihydroorotase, giving the protein MKLRIQNGRLIDPSQDIDAVTDLFVDNQKIVAIGDAPAGFEDAEVIDASGQWILPGLVDLAVSLREPGQTQKGSIATEGRAAVSGGVTTLVCPPDTRPIVDTPAVAALIQDKADDAGMANVFPLGALTQGLEGAQLSNMVALTDAGCIALSNHRHPMASTKVLSRALEYASTHDLLVVFHPDESSLSEGGCAHEGLMSTMHGLAGIPEEAETIALMRDLLLVEKTGVRAHFARLSCAKSVEMIADAKASGLDVTADVAVHNLLLNDQMLNRFDGHYHVLPPLRSDEDRLTLIEGIKAGVISAICSDHQPHEKMAKIAPFAATEPGMANVEILLPLAMLLMDEGDLDFSTVLTCLTSGPAACFGLEAGSLSVGSFADFIFYDSTARWTWSYEGRKTKGHNSPYFGNEFVGRVTSTYISGQRVYQAV; this is encoded by the coding sequence ATGAAATTACGTATTCAAAATGGTCGTTTGATCGACCCTAGTCAAGATATTGATGCAGTAACGGATTTGTTTGTTGATAATCAAAAAATCGTTGCGATTGGTGACGCGCCAGCAGGCTTTGAAGACGCTGAAGTGATAGATGCATCAGGCCAATGGATTTTACCCGGTTTGGTGGATCTTGCTGTGTCTCTTCGCGAGCCTGGTCAAACTCAAAAAGGCAGTATTGCAACAGAAGGTCGCGCCGCTGTATCTGGTGGTGTTACGACCTTGGTTTGTCCTCCAGATACGCGCCCAATTGTTGATACTCCAGCTGTGGCTGCGCTTATTCAAGACAAGGCTGACGATGCAGGTATGGCCAATGTGTTTCCGCTTGGCGCCCTAACACAAGGACTGGAAGGTGCGCAGCTGAGTAACATGGTTGCTTTGACCGATGCCGGTTGTATTGCTTTATCGAATCACCGTCATCCGATGGCAAGCACTAAGGTGCTGTCGCGTGCGCTTGAATATGCGTCGACACATGATTTATTGGTGGTTTTTCACCCTGATGAATCCAGCCTTTCAGAAGGTGGTTGTGCTCATGAAGGCTTGATGTCGACCATGCATGGTTTAGCCGGGATTCCTGAAGAAGCAGAAACCATTGCTCTGATGCGTGATTTATTGCTGGTGGAAAAAACCGGAGTACGAGCACACTTTGCTCGATTGTCTTGTGCTAAGTCGGTTGAGATGATTGCCGATGCCAAAGCGTCTGGATTAGATGTCACCGCTGATGTTGCTGTGCATAACCTTTTGTTGAATGATCAAATGCTCAATCGTTTTGATGGTCATTATCATGTGCTGCCACCACTTCGTAGTGATGAAGATCGTCTGACCTTGATCGAAGGTATTAAAGCAGGGGTTATTTCTGCCATTTGCTCTGATCATCAGCCACATGAAAAGATGGCGAAAATTGCACCGTTTGCGGCAACAGAGCCAGGTATGGCCAACGTTGAAATATTATTGCCTTTGGCTATGTTGCTCATGGATGAAGGAGATTTAGACTTTTCGACCGTTTTGACTTGTTTAACATCTGGTCCAGCGGCTTGCTTTGGATTAGAGGCGGGGTCTTTGTCGGTAGGGAGTTTTGCTGACTTTATTTTCTACGACAGCACCGCACGTTGGACTTGGTCTTATGAAGGTCGCAAGACAAAAGGTCATAACTCGCCTTACTTTGGTAATGAGTTCGTTGGGCGTGTGACGTCGACTTATATCTCAGGTCAACGAGTCTATCAGGCTGTTTAA
- a CDS encoding TRAP transporter large permease, whose protein sequence is MGLAILLGIFALLTVVGVPVAFALGMAAISAFWYEGLPLMIGFQRIVAGMSTFSLLAIPFFIFAGELMLHGGIAARLIRLASASVGWMRGGLGQVNVFSSMLFGGISGSAVADVSALGSLLIPVMKEKGYDDDYAVNVTVSSSIAGIMIPPSHNMILYVVAAGGGISVASLFIAGIVPGILMCLMLGFVARWIAIRRNFPTEQFAGWRFVFVAFIASFPGLITAIIVVGGALSGIFTVTESGAIGALYAILITALVYRSLSLKDFWVAVIRSVRTTGMVMILVGCAGAFGYMLALYEVPKVLASALTSVSDNPIVIFLLMNLILLLLGMIMDMAALILICTPIFLPVAVSLGMDPIQFGVMLMMNLGLGLCTPPVGGCLFVGCAIGEVPIQRAVKSIWPFYLAILAALMLVTYIPAVSMTLPGWINP, encoded by the coding sequence ATGGGCTTAGCAATTTTATTGGGCATTTTTGCCCTATTAACTGTGGTTGGTGTGCCGGTAGCGTTTGCATTAGGTATGGCTGCGATCAGTGCGTTTTGGTACGAAGGTCTGCCTCTAATGATTGGTTTCCAGCGCATTGTGGCTGGCATGTCTACTTTCTCTTTATTGGCTATCCCATTCTTTATTTTTGCCGGTGAGCTGATGCTGCATGGTGGTATCGCAGCACGTTTGATTCGCTTGGCGTCTGCCAGTGTTGGTTGGATGCGTGGTGGCTTGGGGCAGGTTAATGTCTTCTCTAGTATGTTGTTTGGTGGCATTTCTGGATCAGCGGTAGCGGACGTGTCGGCGCTAGGGTCTTTGCTTATTCCTGTGATGAAGGAAAAAGGCTATGACGATGACTATGCCGTGAATGTAACAGTAAGCTCCTCTATTGCGGGGATCATGATTCCACCTAGCCATAATATGATTTTATATGTGGTTGCAGCGGGTGGCGGTATCTCGGTTGCTAGCTTGTTTATTGCAGGTATTGTTCCCGGCATTTTGATGTGTTTGATGTTGGGCTTTGTGGCTCGTTGGATTGCGATTCGTAGAAATTTTCCAACGGAACAGTTTGCGGGGTGGCGCTTTGTCTTTGTGGCGTTTATCGCCTCTTTCCCAGGCTTAATTACCGCGATCATTGTGGTAGGTGGGGCGTTATCTGGCATCTTCACTGTGACTGAGTCGGGGGCTATTGGTGCTTTATATGCAATACTCATTACAGCGCTTGTTTATCGTTCTTTAAGTTTAAAAGACTTCTGGGTTGCTGTTATCCGTTCGGTTAGAACAACGGGGATGGTGATGATTCTAGTGGGCTGTGCAGGCGCATTCGGTTACATGCTGGCTCTCTATGAGGTACCAAAAGTACTGGCGAGTGCGCTTACATCGGTTTCGGATAATCCGATAGTTATCTTTTTGCTAATGAACCTGATTTTGCTTTTGTTGGGCATGATTATGGACATGGCGGCACTAATCCTAATTTGTACCCCTATTTTCCTACCTGTTGCCGTTAGTTTGGGCATGGATCCGATTCAGTTTGGCGTCATGCTAATGATGAACTTAGGGTTGGGGCTTTGTACACCACCAGTTGGTGGCTGTTTGTTTGTGGGTTGTGCCATTGGTGAGGTGCCAATACAAAGAGCAGTGAAGAGTATTTGGCCATTCTACTTGGCAATTTTGGCAGCGTTGATGCTGGTGACTTATATCCCTGCTGTCTCTATGACTTTGCCTGGATGGATTAACCCATAA
- the proC gene encoding pyrroline-5-carboxylate reductase — protein MTPSIAFIGVGNMARAIFSGMLASGYPADKIIGTSRTPEKRDYYHEQYGITMLADNDSAVSQADVVVLCVKPAQMQAVVEDFSDQVREEQLFISVAAGIDIDSLAYWLGKPAAVVRSMPNTPSQIGAGMTGLIANAHTSNEQKDWVSELFSSIGSSVWVENEGHMHTVTALSGSAPAYFFRFIEAMVNNAKDQGLDEATSRELASNAMFGAARMVMEIDEPIAQLRKNITSPNGTTEQALLSFEAADIDKIVADAMTACVNRSKEMAADFAAKKD, from the coding sequence ATGACACCAAGTATCGCCTTTATCGGCGTGGGTAATATGGCAAGAGCGATTTTTAGTGGCATGTTAGCAAGCGGCTATCCTGCGGACAAAATTATCGGTACGTCTAGAACGCCAGAAAAACGCGATTATTACCATGAACAATACGGTATCACTATGCTGGCAGATAATGATTCGGCCGTGAGTCAGGCGGATGTTGTGGTGTTATGCGTTAAACCAGCTCAAATGCAGGCCGTGGTAGAAGATTTTTCAGATCAAGTACGAGAAGAGCAATTGTTTATTTCTGTTGCTGCGGGTATTGATATAGATTCATTGGCTTATTGGTTAGGAAAGCCGGCCGCTGTGGTTCGTAGTATGCCAAATACACCGTCGCAAATTGGCGCGGGTATGACGGGCTTGATAGCCAATGCACACACGAGTAACGAGCAAAAGGATTGGGTAAGTGAGTTGTTTTCTAGTATTGGTAGCTCTGTTTGGGTTGAAAATGAAGGCCACATGCATACAGTAACGGCCTTGTCTGGCAGTGCACCAGCGTATTTCTTTCGCTTCATTGAAGCCATGGTTAACAATGCTAAAGACCAAGGGCTAGATGAAGCTACAAGTCGTGAGTTGGCCAGCAATGCCATGTTTGGTGCTGCACGAATGGTAATGGAAATAGACGAGCCTATTGCTCAACTGCGTAAAAATATCACCTCGCCAAATGGAACAACCGAGCAAGCTTTGTTGTCTTTTGAAGCCGCTGATATTGATAAAATAGTCGCAGATGCAATGACGGCCTGCGTGAACCGATCTAAAGAAATGGCGGCAGACTTTGCCGCCAAGAAAGACTAA
- a CDS encoding 2OG-Fe(II) oxygenase family protein — MQLQAIDYTSPTAAEDFVKSLRETGFGVLKNHPIKKELVSAIYKDWQEFFSDDSKYDYRYNVGPQDGYFSPKAAETAKGHTKRDIKEYFHYYPWGQCPAKQKPSLEQYYGEATSLAEELLAWVEQHSPVDVAKHYTQPLSSMVENSQQTLLRILHYPPLKGDEELGAIRAGAHEDINLLTILPSANEPGLQVKAKDGTWMDVPCDFGTLIVNIGDMLQEASGGYFPSTSHRVINPEGADKTKSRISLPLFLHPKPEVVLSERHTAKSYLHERLVELGVLPA, encoded by the coding sequence ATGCAATTACAAGCTATTGATTACACAAGCCCAACCGCCGCAGAGGATTTTGTAAAATCTCTTCGTGAAACAGGCTTTGGCGTCCTTAAAAACCACCCAATCAAAAAAGAACTCGTTAGCGCTATCTACAAAGATTGGCAAGAATTTTTCTCGGACGATAGCAAATACGACTATCGCTACAATGTTGGTCCACAAGATGGTTACTTCTCGCCAAAAGCGGCTGAAACAGCAAAAGGCCATACCAAACGAGATATAAAAGAATACTTTCACTACTACCCTTGGGGACAATGCCCTGCTAAGCAGAAGCCATCTTTGGAGCAATATTATGGCGAAGCCACCAGCTTGGCAGAAGAGCTACTGGCTTGGGTAGAACAGCATTCTCCAGTAGACGTGGCAAAGCATTACACGCAGCCGCTCTCCAGCATGGTAGAAAATAGCCAGCAAACCTTACTGCGTATCTTGCATTACCCACCACTAAAAGGTGATGAAGAACTTGGCGCGATTCGAGCGGGTGCCCATGAAGACATTAATCTATTGACGATACTGCCTTCTGCCAACGAGCCAGGGTTACAAGTCAAAGCCAAAGACGGCACTTGGATGGACGTACCTTGCGACTTTGGTACATTAATCGTCAACATTGGCGACATGCTGCAAGAAGCCTCTGGTGGGTATTTCCCATCAACGTCGCACCGTGTAATAAACCCAGAAGGCGCAGACAAAACCAAATCGCGTATTTCTCTGCCTCTGTTCTTACATCCGAAGCCGGAAGTCGTGCTTTCCGAACGCCATACGGCAAAAAGCTATTTACATGAACGCTTAGTGGAATTAGGTGTTTTACCCGCCTAG
- a CDS encoding aspartate carbamoyltransferase catalytic subunit, with translation MMRSEPRALQLNEYGQLKHFLTLDGLDKTILTEILDRADSFLSMGEQSVKKVPLLRGKTVVNLFFENSTRTRTTFELAAKRLSADVINLNIETSATSKGESLLDTLKNLEAMQSDMFIVRHSDSGAAHFIAEHCTPNVAIINAGDGRHAHPTQAMLDMLTIRRHKGSFDGLKVAIVGDILHSRVARSQLQALTTLGVSDVRLVGPKTLVPSFFAEMGATICHDLEAGIKDVDVVVMLRLQKERMKGALLPSESEFYRLYGLTEETLAWAKPDAIVMHPGPINRGVEISSEVADGEHSVILDQVTNGIAVRMAVMSMAMSGQLQSDDTPVAKDEK, from the coding sequence ATGATGCGATCCGAGCCTCGGGCATTACAGTTAAATGAATACGGGCAGCTTAAGCACTTTTTAACGCTGGATGGATTGGACAAAACCATTTTGACGGAGATTCTCGATCGAGCAGATTCTTTTCTCTCAATGGGAGAGCAATCGGTTAAGAAGGTACCGCTTCTACGCGGTAAAACCGTGGTCAACTTGTTTTTTGAAAACTCTACGCGTACTCGTACTACATTTGAATTGGCCGCCAAGCGGTTGTCGGCAGATGTTATTAATCTAAACATTGAAACATCAGCCACCTCGAAAGGAGAGTCCTTACTGGATACTCTGAAAAACCTGGAAGCGATGCAAAGTGATATGTTTATTGTCCGTCATTCTGACAGCGGCGCCGCCCACTTTATTGCTGAACATTGCACGCCAAACGTGGCGATTATTAATGCCGGAGATGGACGTCACGCTCACCCAACACAAGCCATGTTAGACATGCTGACGATTCGTCGTCACAAAGGCAGTTTTGATGGCCTCAAGGTCGCTATTGTTGGTGATATTTTACATTCTCGTGTGGCGCGTTCACAGCTTCAAGCACTGACTACTTTGGGGGTGAGTGACGTTCGTTTAGTCGGACCCAAAACCTTGGTGCCAAGTTTTTTTGCGGAAATGGGCGCAACCATTTGTCATGATTTAGAAGCGGGCATAAAAGATGTCGACGTTGTCGTGATGCTGCGTTTGCAGAAAGAGCGTATGAAAGGCGCTCTGTTGCCGAGTGAAAGTGAATTCTATCGCTTGTATGGTTTGACGGAAGAGACGCTTGCTTGGGCGAAGCCTGATGCCATTGTTATGCACCCAGGTCCTATTAATCGTGGTGTCGAGATTTCTTCTGAAGTGGCTGATGGCGAGCATTCAGTTATCTTGGACCAAGTAACTAACGGCATCGCGGTGCGCATGGCTGTCATGTCGATGGCAATGAGTGGTCAGTTACAAAGTGATGATACGCCAGTCGCGAAGGATGAAAAATAA
- a CDS encoding 5-dehydro-4-deoxyglucarate dehydratase: protein MTLSVERIRASLSDGLLSFPITDFDEKGQFNPETYKARIEWFIEHDVSAVFVAGGTGEFFSLDLAEYKQIVKIAVETVAGRVPVIASAGRSVAEAKMFVLAAEEAGCDGILLMPPFLTECPEDGIIEYASQIMQSSPIQFIYYNRGNGILGAENVKLLAANNPNLIALKDGVGNIAALNDTIKTVGDRLVYIGGVPTAEIFAEAYLSIGVNTYSSAVFNFMPEMANRFYKALREGNKAVVTSIIQDFFIPFCRLRDEKKGYAVSLIKSGASAIGRSAGEVRAPLTMPTTEQEGRLKALIDSNK, encoded by the coding sequence ATGACACTTTCTGTCGAGCGTATTCGAGCATCTCTTAGCGATGGTTTACTTTCGTTTCCAATTACAGACTTTGATGAAAAAGGCCAATTTAACCCAGAAACCTATAAGGCGCGCATTGAGTGGTTTATTGAGCATGATGTGTCTGCTGTTTTTGTTGCGGGTGGTACAGGGGAATTTTTCTCTTTGGATTTAGCTGAATATAAACAGATTGTTAAAATTGCCGTTGAGACTGTGGCCGGGCGGGTACCTGTGATCGCCAGTGCGGGGCGGAGTGTTGCTGAAGCTAAGATGTTCGTTCTTGCCGCCGAAGAGGCTGGCTGCGATGGTATTCTCTTAATGCCTCCGTTTTTAACTGAGTGCCCAGAAGACGGTATTATTGAATATGCGTCTCAGATTATGCAAAGCAGTCCTATTCAGTTCATTTACTATAACCGTGGTAATGGTATTTTGGGTGCGGAAAATGTCAAATTATTGGCTGCGAATAACCCTAACTTAATCGCGTTAAAAGATGGTGTAGGTAATATTGCCGCCTTGAACGATACGATTAAAACAGTAGGCGATAGACTGGTTTACATCGGTGGTGTACCAACGGCGGAGATCTTTGCTGAGGCTTATCTTTCGATCGGCGTAAATACCTATTCGTCGGCGGTATTTAACTTTATGCCTGAAATGGCGAACCGTTTTTATAAGGCATTACGAGAGGGAAATAAGGCAGTTGTCACCTCTATTATTCAAGACTTCTTTATTCCATTTTGTCGTCTACGGGATGAGAAAAAAGGTTATGCAGTCAGCCTTATCAAATCAGGGGCATCAGCGATCGGTCGATCTGCAGGGGAAGTCAGAGCGCCTTTAACTATGCCGACAACAGAGCAAGAAGGTCGACTGAAAGCGTTAATCGACTCGAATAAATAG
- a CDS encoding NAD-dependent epimerase/dehydratase family protein, with the protein MKRVLITGAAGHLGNVMRPRLNDWATEIRLSDIAKVDDLKSNEHFVPCDLGDADAVISLVEGCDAIVHFGGVSTENTFDNILNGNIKGAYNLYEAARKNGVKRIFFASSNHVVGFHDRETLLDAHCAMRPDSMYGLSKCFGELLAQYYYDKFGIESAVVRIGSCFPKPSNRRMLSTWLSEGDLSDLIKKVYAADRLGCTVIYGVSDNPSTWWDNRHAKFIGWTPKDSSAVFENEAYLQEEQADPNDPAVRFQGGGFACAGHFED; encoded by the coding sequence ATGAAACGTGTTTTGATCACTGGCGCTGCTGGCCATTTAGGTAATGTTATGCGTCCCCGATTAAATGACTGGGCGACAGAAATTCGCCTTTCTGACATTGCCAAAGTAGATGATTTAAAATCGAATGAACACTTTGTTCCGTGCGATCTAGGGGATGCTGATGCGGTTATCTCCCTAGTCGAAGGATGTGATGCGATTGTCCATTTTGGAGGGGTATCAACAGAGAATACGTTTGATAATATCTTAAATGGAAACATAAAAGGTGCTTACAATTTATATGAAGCCGCTAGGAAAAATGGTGTAAAGCGTATCTTTTTTGCTAGCTCCAATCATGTGGTTGGTTTTCATGATAGAGAAACACTTTTAGATGCCCACTGTGCAATGCGACCAGACAGTATGTATGGACTATCGAAATGCTTTGGTGAGCTATTGGCACAGTATTATTACGATAAATTTGGTATTGAATCGGCAGTAGTTCGCATTGGGTCTTGTTTTCCCAAACCGAGTAACCGTCGCATGTTATCGACTTGGTTAAGTGAGGGGGATTTGTCAGACTTGATCAAAAAAGTATATGCCGCAGATCGATTAGGTTGCACGGTTATATATGGTGTATCTGACAACCCAAGCACGTGGTGGGATAACCGCCACGCCAAGTTTATAGGTTGGACACCAAAGGATTCATCTGCGGTGTTTGAAAATGAAGCGTATTTGCAAGAAGAGCAGGCAGACCCAAATGATCCAGCAGTCCGTTTTCAAGGAGGGGGATTTGCCTGCGCAGGGCATTTTGAAGATTAG
- a CDS encoding YqgE/AlgH family protein, whose product MTMKAIFDSFKNHFLISMPHLDDPHFEHTVIYLCEHTEAGAMGIIINRPSNVDFTELADHLGIRISSPRLTSEPIYTGGPMEAERGFILHTADKVWSNTLRVNDEVSLSASLEALEDIAQGTGPEAFRITLGCAGWDAGQLETEIANNDWLVCEADLDVLFNTPSDMQFTAATRVLGIDMTRLSPDIGHG is encoded by the coding sequence ATGACTATGAAAGCAATTTTCGATTCGTTTAAAAATCACTTTTTAATTTCTATGCCACACCTAGACGACCCACATTTTGAACATACTGTTATTTATCTTTGTGAGCACACCGAAGCGGGCGCTATGGGGATTATCATTAACCGTCCCTCAAATGTTGATTTTACCGAATTGGCAGATCACCTTGGCATTCGAATCAGCAGCCCACGCTTAACCTCTGAGCCAATTTACACTGGTGGCCCAATGGAGGCAGAGCGCGGCTTTATTCTGCACACCGCAGATAAAGTTTGGAGTAATACGTTGCGAGTGAACGATGAGGTTTCTTTATCTGCGTCGCTAGAAGCGTTGGAAGATATAGCACAAGGTACAGGGCCGGAAGCGTTTCGGATTACACTAGGTTGCGCGGGCTGGGATGCAGGACAGCTTGAAACCGAGATTGCCAATAATGATTGGCTGGTATGCGAAGCGGATTTAGACGTATTATTTAACACACCAAGTGATATGCAGTTTACCGCCGCGACACGCGTGTTGGGAATTGATATGACAAGACTTTCACCGGATATAGGACATGGTTAA